The following nucleotide sequence is from uncultured Draconibacterium sp..
CGATTTCCTTATGTTTGCTTCGTAAAATGACCTCAGTATTTTTAATTTCTGCTTCGCCAGGCAGAAATACCAGGATGTCGCCATCGTGGTTTTTTACAGCTTTTGATACAATCCGACTGGTTAATTCCGGAAGCAGTTTCAAATCGTTTTCGCCCTCGTAATAAATTTCAACCGGGTACTGACGACCTTCGCTAACAAGTGCCGGTGCATTTAGCAGTTGCTTAAGCTTTGGCATATTCAATGTTGCCGACATAATCATAATCCGCAAATCAGGGCGTAAAATCTGCTGAGCTTCCCGCGACAGAGCCAGAGCTACATCGGCAAATAAACTGCGCTCGTGAAATTCATCGAATATTATCATCCCGATTCCTTCCAGGGCATTATCGCTTTGCAGCATGCGGGTTAAAATTCCTTCGGTAACCACCTCAAGTTGTGTTGCCGCGCTTACACAATTATCAAAACGAATACGATAACCAACACGGGAACCTACTTTTTCTCCCAATAAATCAGCCAATCGGGTTGCAATACTCCGTGCTGCCAACCGACGTGGCTCAAGCATAATAATTTTTTGCCCTTTTAACCAGCTTTCTTCCAGCATAACAAGTGGAAGAATTGTACTTTTTCCGGCGCCGGGAGGGGCATTTACAATTAAGGTATTTGTATTTTTTAATTTAGTTTTGAGCTCTTCTATAATGTCGGTAACGGGAAGATTACTTGTATATGGATTGAATTTCAAAATAGCTGTTCTTAAAATAAAGCACAAAAATAGGCAATCCTTTGCAGCTAATGAACATTTCATTTTTTAATATGAACGCAAACCGATACATTTGGTAATGATGCTGGATATACAATTAATATTATTACTGCTATTGGCCGGAAGCATTGCCGGGTTTATAGCCGGATTATTCGGTGTTGGCGGAGGTATAATTGTTGTTCCGGTAACATTGTGGGTGCTTAATACACAGCATGTTGAGTCGGAGTATATTCAGCACATCGCTGTAGGTACATCGCTTAGTGTTATGGTTTTCACAACCTCGATGAGCTCGTGGGGTCACTACAAACAGAAGGCAATTGAAGGAAAAGTATTTCGGAACATGGCGCCGGGAATAGTTATTGGTTCGTTTATCGGGTCGATGCTTGCTAGTTTTATTCCGAGTAAAGGCCTGCAAATTGTATTTATTATTTTCTCGTATTTAATATCGGTTAAAACACTGGTAGGATTTAAACCCGAATCGTCGTGGAATTTACCTAGGCCCGCAGGAATTTTTGGCGTTGGATCGCTTATTGGAAGCATGTCGAGTTTGCTTGGAATTGGGGGTGGGGTATTTAATGTGCCGTTTTTACTGGCCTGTAAAGTTCCCATAAAAAAAGCTGTTGGCACATCATCAACTTTAAGTTGGGCTGTAGCTGTGTCGGGGGCTGCAAGTTATTTATGGTCGGGGTTGCAGGTTGCCGATTTACCGCCCGGAACATTTGGGTTTTGTTATTTACCGGTTGCAATAACCCTTGTAATTACCACAACTCTGTTTGCTCCACTGGGGGTAAAACTCACCCACGCACTACCTCCAAAGGTAATGCAAATCATATTTGGGTTATTGCTGCTTGTTATTTCTACTCAAATATTGTTTGAGTGGGTGATTTTAAAGTAATTGTGTATTTATTGATCTAAAAAATTAATTCAACTCAATACCA
It contains:
- a CDS encoding sulfite exporter TauE/SafE family protein, with translation MMLDIQLILLLLLAGSIAGFIAGLFGVGGGIIVVPVTLWVLNTQHVESEYIQHIAVGTSLSVMVFTTSMSSWGHYKQKAIEGKVFRNMAPGIVIGSFIGSMLASFIPSKGLQIVFIIFSYLISVKTLVGFKPESSWNLPRPAGIFGVGSLIGSMSSLLGIGGGVFNVPFLLACKVPIKKAVGTSSTLSWAVAVSGAASYLWSGLQVADLPPGTFGFCYLPVAITLVITTTLFAPLGVKLTHALPPKVMQIIFGLLLLVISTQILFEWVILK